The following proteins are co-located in the Choristoneura fumiferana chromosome 23, NRCan_CFum_1, whole genome shotgun sequence genome:
- the LOC141441269 gene encoding protein transport protein Sec31A-like, with amino-acid sequence MRVGSAAPTARDSTGLICRALVCGNLEEAVELCLEAKRVADALVIASLGSQELFYKVQKYHLSHTAKDPVSLIAGSLLQSQWQLLVQSAAATSWRDVLGALVTHCDGTRSSTTVRCSATGCLRRRTRRCRKQRRRATCAP; translated from the exons ATGAGGGTGGGGAGCGCCGCGCCGACCGCGCGCG ATTCGACCGGCCTCATCTGCCGGGCGCTGGTCTGCGGGAACCTCGAAGAGGCGGTGGAGCTGTGTCTCGAAGCTAAGAGAGTCGCCGACGCGCTTGTTATCGCATCTTTGG GTAGCCAAGAACTGTTCTACAAAGTACAGAAGTACCACTTGAGCCACACGGCGAAGGACCCGGTGTCCCTCATAGCGGGCTCGCTGCTGCAGTCGCAGTGGCAGCTGTTGGTGCAGTCAGCGGCCGCCACCAGCTGGCGGGACGTGCTGGGGGCGCTCGTGACGCACTGCGACGGGACGCGCTCCAGCACTACTGTG AGATGCTCGGCGACCGGCTGTCTCAGGAGAAGGACCCGGCGCTGTCGGAAGCAGCGACGACGTGCTACCTGTGCGCCATGA